One genomic region from Bacteroidetes Order II. bacterium encodes:
- a CDS encoding heme-binding domain-containing protein, whose protein sequence is MKKKLSWVLMTVLSIFLLMQLIPIDRENPPITLDMPAPKPVKDILKRSCYDCHSNETEWPWYSYLAPVKFMIRHHVNEGRSKVNFSTWDQPQGEEKAEVPEEIIEVIEKGEMPTWDYILMHPEAKLSAKDVAVLKEWAATVGKGGETGDVRGDETVPDAKPALTSSKDTTLVQKTKDTDDDDN, encoded by the coding sequence ATGAAAAAGAAGCTAAGTTGGGTACTAATGACAGTTTTAAGTATTTTTTTATTGATGCAGCTCATCCCCATTGACCGAGAAAACCCTCCTATAACGTTAGACATGCCTGCGCCCAAACCCGTTAAGGACATCCTAAAACGGTCTTGTTACGATTGTCATTCTAACGAGACCGAATGGCCTTGGTACAGTTACCTTGCACCTGTAAAGTTCATGATTCGTCATCATGTAAATGAGGGAAGAAGTAAGGTTAATTTTTCCACATGGGATCAGCCGCAAGGGGAAGAAAAAGCAGAGGTTCCAGAGGAAATTATAGAAGTGATAGAAAAAGGCGAAATGCCCACTTGGGATTATATTTTAATGCATCCAGAAGCAAAGCTAAGTGCTAAGGATGTGGCAGTCTTAAAGGAATGGGCGGCTACGGTTGGCAAAGGAGGCGAAACAGGAGATGTGCGCGGTGATGAAACTGTTCCAGATGCTAAACCTGCACTAACAAGCTCTAAAGACACTACTTTGGTGCAAAAGACCAAAGATACCGACGATGATGACAACTAA
- a CDS encoding HAMP domain-containing histidine kinase, giving the protein MPSKKPLHFRTRLVKTLLPTFLGTLLFIFVLTAGSIVATFHFSDRRVLEDELAEISAAIQFEGRVVPPRYHWTEPHHTHAHPRQNPQFVQLFRLDGTLLFASDNVDILRKYPRSLVKKDGFFTDNRTGYRMLFLTRGIYDPDRRLIGYIQIGQYEVDRSHIYGLGLIGLAVIVLVAMIVWWFLLKKLAHRATESVEIISDAAQKISLHTRDYRIPSFPGADVETLQLTETLNDLLSRLQKNFDEMEAFTAHAAHELQTPITALVGAVEVALRRERTAEHYRETLKSLHVELGAMRDMVRSLLELARLEHTADETLRDCCDLSKIVLDATLDIESLLKDRKIVLKMDIQPDVQVVGDNELLKRMVENILDNAQKYTESGTIEVRLDYDPPVLLVRDTGLGIRPEDVPHVGKRFFRAKSMSAKGIPGSGLGMALVNKIAQKHHAQWSVSSIPNKSTTVTLYFQSPKAP; this is encoded by the coding sequence ATGCCTTCCAAAAAACCATTACACTTCCGAACACGGCTCGTCAAAACCCTACTTCCTACATTTTTGGGAACGTTGTTATTCATTTTTGTTTTGACCGCTGGAAGCATTGTCGCAACGTTTCATTTCTCCGATCGCCGCGTTTTAGAAGATGAATTGGCCGAAATATCGGCAGCCATACAGTTCGAAGGTCGGGTAGTGCCGCCGAGATACCACTGGACGGAGCCGCACCATACACATGCGCATCCACGCCAGAATCCGCAATTTGTGCAATTATTCCGTCTTGATGGTACCTTGTTGTTTGCTTCCGACAATGTAGATATTCTCCGGAAATATCCCCGTTCTTTGGTAAAGAAAGATGGCTTTTTCACCGATAATCGTACCGGATACCGGATGCTTTTTTTAACGCGGGGGATTTATGATCCTGATCGTCGGTTGATTGGGTATATCCAGATCGGGCAATATGAAGTGGATCGAAGCCATATTTATGGCCTGGGGTTGATAGGTTTAGCCGTTATTGTTTTGGTGGCAATGATCGTCTGGTGGTTTTTGTTGAAGAAACTGGCCCATCGGGCCACCGAATCGGTTGAAATTATCTCGGATGCAGCACAAAAAATCTCTCTTCATACACGAGATTATCGAATCCCTTCGTTTCCAGGAGCCGACGTAGAAACGCTTCAACTCACTGAAACATTGAACGATTTGCTGAGTCGCCTCCAGAAAAACTTCGATGAAATGGAAGCCTTTACTGCCCATGCCGCACACGAATTGCAAACGCCCATAACCGCCTTAGTGGGGGCCGTAGAAGTGGCCCTCCGGCGCGAACGAACGGCTGAACACTACCGAGAAACCCTGAAAAGTCTTCATGTAGAACTGGGTGCGATGCGCGATATGGTGCGGAGCCTTTTAGAGCTGGCACGGCTGGAACATACCGCCGATGAAACGCTCCGAGATTGTTGCGATCTTTCTAAAATTGTTTTGGATGCCACTTTAGATATAGAATCCCTCTTAAAAGATCGGAAGATTGTCCTAAAAATGGATATTCAACCCGATGTACAAGTGGTAGGGGATAACGAATTACTAAAACGAATGGTAGAAAATATTTTAGACAATGCACAAAAATATACGGAAAGTGGGACCATAGAAGTACGCTTGGATTACGATCCGCCCGTGCTCCTGGTTCGCGATACAGGTTTGGGTATTCGACCGGAAGACGTCCCGCATGTGGGGAAACGCTTTTTTCGTGCTAAAAGCATGAGTGCTAAGGGCATTCCCGGAAGTGGACTGGGCATGGCTTTGGTCAATAAAATTGCTCAGAAACACCATGCCCAATGGTCGGTCTCATCCATACCCAACAAAAGTACAACCGTTACCCTGTACTTTCAATCGCCTAAAGCACCATAA
- a CDS encoding response regulator transcription factor: MKMHLLLCEDEPKIAKFILQGLKEEGHDVEWHTHGASTLQQIANKQYDILILDLRLPDIDGLTVCREVRKIRPLQPVLMLTALDAIENRVAGLRAGADDYLPKPFAFDELIARLEALYRRSTQQGDTKMQAGHFTIDPYSHTCTYKNEVINLTPREFDLLHFFITHAGQNIPRETLYREVWQMPFEPNTNVVEVYIRYLRKALQTVGCTGAIVSVRGVGYRFNPD, from the coding sequence ATGAAAATGCACCTTTTGCTATGCGAAGACGAGCCTAAAATTGCCAAATTCATTCTACAAGGCCTAAAAGAAGAAGGCCACGATGTGGAGTGGCACACACATGGCGCTTCAACCCTTCAGCAAATAGCCAATAAACAATACGATATACTAATTTTAGACCTACGTTTGCCAGACATTGACGGCCTAACCGTGTGCCGGGAAGTACGTAAAATCCGCCCTTTACAACCAGTTTTGATGCTTACCGCCTTAGACGCCATCGAAAACCGTGTGGCAGGCTTACGTGCAGGGGCAGATGATTATTTGCCCAAACCTTTTGCATTTGATGAGTTAATTGCCCGCTTAGAAGCCCTCTATCGGCGCTCTACACAACAAGGGGATACCAAAATGCAGGCTGGGCATTTCACCATAGATCCATATTCACACACCTGTACTTATAAAAACGAAGTTATTAACCTTACCCCCCGCGAATTCGACTTGTTGCACTTTTTCATCACCCATGCGGGCCAAAATATTCCCCGCGAAACCCTCTACCGCGAGGTCTGGCAAATGCCTTTTGAACCCAATACAAATGTGGTAGAAGTTTATATTCGATACCTGCGTAAAGCACTGCAAACGGTTGGCTGTACCGGGGCCATTGTATCGGTTCGTGGGGTTGGGTATCGTTTTAATCCGGACTAA
- a CDS encoding site-specific DNA-methyltransferase, translated as MVRERKAYPTNVLHLATECSNKNHSAAFPEELPEWFIKLFTKEHDTVLDPFMGSGTTITVANRMRRNAIGIEIIPAYYQLVKEQLNPVELYLL; from the coding sequence TTGGTTAGAGAGAGAAAGGCTTATCCTACCAATGTATTGCACTTGGCCACCGAATGCAGTAACAAAAACCATAGTGCTGCTTTCCCTGAAGAACTTCCTGAATGGTTCATCAAGCTATTCACCAAAGAACATGATACCGTATTAGACCCTTTTATGGGTTCTGGAACGACCATTACTGTTGCCAATAGAATGAGACGAAATGCAATAGGCATTGAAATTATCCCAGCGTATTACCAGTTAGTTAAAGAACAGTTAAATCCTGTTGAATTATATCTTTTATAA